The genomic region CGCCGGTTGCACCATGTCGCTGGCCATAAGCTACGGGTTTGACAGCCGCTGCAGGTTTGGGGGGCTTGGCAGGCTTAGGCAAGGTATCCAAATAGTTGCCCTTGGGGTTGTGTCGCGACTTGCTCGTGTCTTCGGTGTATTGCGCCTTCGCGTCGGTAGACGTCTTCCCCAGATAGTACCAAATCTGGTCAGGCTTAGAGAAGTCCACCTTTGCTTGGTTCGCGTTCGTGACGGGCTCGGCCAAAAACTCGGCCCAAGTGTAACCCTCGGCGAATGGGTCATCTTTCCTTGGCTTGTCCTCTTGCAGTCTCTTGGTGTTGAGCTTGTCTTTGGCTTTGCGTGATGCAGGCAGGGGGATCGCCTTGGCGGATGCCTTCGGAAGCCGAGAGTCCGCCGGatcgggcagcagcagccacttCCACTGAACCTCAATGGTATCACTGTCGTTTGTTAGTAACCCTTGTTCACACGGTTTGGCTGGTCGCCTGTACCTGGTAGGAAGGACGTTGATGAGGACCGTCTCGTCCTCTTCGCGATTTTCAACCACGATGCCCGCAAATATCTCGCCTTTGAGATACTGGAACTGTCGAATCTCGCCTCTCCGCAGTGACTCTGCCGCGGAACGAATGCGACTGTCTGCTTCCAGCACATCGGCGTCGTGCTTTTTATCGCGCCGAGTTCGGTGGAACCTGCAGCTAAAGTCGAAGGCCTGCTCCTTGAACTCGgtgccatcctcgccaaAGACAGGTACGTCTTGATCCTCCACGAAGCaacccgcggcggcggcacacgTAGCGTGATAGGCCCGGGCACATTTGCTGTGCGAGCACTGAAAGCAGGCGCCTCGTTTTGACCGGCAGAGGAGACACCTGAGATCCAGGCGGTCTTTGTGAATACCGCTGACGTTGCAAACCACCTCGTTACCGTCGACGCTATCGATATAAGTCTCGGGCATGTAGAGGGCGCAGAGGCGGTGGGCCTTTTTGCCGTCCTCGGTGGGCAACAGTTCCAATTCGGAAATGTCGTGGGGACACAGGCAGCACGGAGGCTCGACCCTTGTCTTGATACGGAGCTTCACCTTCTTGACCTTGATTTTATCCTTACCTCCTGGTCCACGCTTCCTCTTGCGGCTACCGTCCTTGAATTTCATTCCGTGGCTAGCAGGTGGAGTAGGAAGGCCGgacatgtcctcgtcgtcatcgtcatcttcgtcttctGTTTCTTCGTACTCGGTCTCCTCGCCGCGAAGCTTGCGCTCAATCTCATAAACATTGATCCACACGCTATCTTGGGCTTGGGCACACTCGCACTTCTTTGCAATCTTGCCCATTGGCAACCAAGAGTCGAGGGCGAAATTGACAGCTTCGGCACAGTTGTACCCGAGATTGTAGCCGGAATGGTAACCGTAGGGATACGTGACGACGAACTCTCCGGGATATGACACCACCCTGTTGACCTTGATGCCGTAGTGTGTCAGCAAGTGGTGCGGGGATATCAGGAAGCCTTTGTGTCGAAGGAACTGATCGCAAGCCTTGGCATCTGCGGGCCAGACGTTCTTCATCGCTGCTTCGAACCTGCGAGCGTCAGCTTGTGAGATGCTGTACCACTGCTTCGGAGCGCCGAAGTGTAGGTAGTTGATGCTGTAGAGGTCCACGTCCTCAAGATGCCAGGCAAAAGTGGCCTTCCACATGCCCAGATAAAGATATGCCGTGTTCACTCCGGGGACCTTTGTGCCTAGAACATCTAGTAGGTTGGGGAGCTTGTTGAGGTTCCAGATCTCGGTCCTGTCGTCGAAAAGCGTGCCCATCATGTCGGCGCCATAGAGCGGAGCAGCGTATGTCAGAGTCTTCCAGTACGCCCTCTCGAGTTCCTCACACCGCTCGGGCGTATAGTCGGATATGTCCATCCGATAATCGAAGTCTTTGAAAGCGGCCTCGTCAATCATTGCCGAGCCTTCGCGGCGGCTATATTTGCGACGGGCAGAGACAGACTGGGTCTTTGCTTTGGCCTGTCTCGAACCGCCCATTCGGCCCACGGGGCGTttcatgtcgtcgttgtcccCGACATCCTCTGCAGGGTCCCCTTCGATGGAAGCGACGGGCATGTCCTCACCAATTTGCGGCTCGGCCTTTGGCGACACAGGTGTCATAGGCCgctcctcttcttcatctgCCGGGGCCATTTTACCCTTGCCCCGGGTCGGCCTCCCCCTTCCACGCTTCTTGGGAGTAGATGGTTCGGTTGCCGACTTTGGGGCGGTGggacgtcgagcaggcctAGGCTTGTCGGCATTGGCTCGGCGCTCACCGCGtctcgcgggcggctggtgctCGCTCTGCTCGCACAGCTGCCGCCACTGCGGTACATTGTAAGAGCGGCCGTGCAAGATGTTGACCTGCCGGTATGTGCCGTTTGAGCCCATGATATCCTGTTTGATGGGCTCGCGCACTCGGACGTgcttgacgaggtcgtcaaGAGGAGGCTGAGTATCTTTCCACTCTTGTGGGGGGATGATTTTAATAATACCGGACTTCATTCCGTAGCTATCCACCTTTTTCATCTATTCCCACGCGTTAGTTGGCAACGATATACGCGTGGAACGGTATGGGGGCCACGTACAAAACGTTGAAAGTCTTTGAATTGGTCCATGGTCGGGCGAAAGACGGGCACCGCCCCGGACCAGTGGTCCGGCAACACCTCGCCaatgtcctcctcctcgacctgctcctTCTGTTGCGCATCCTGCGCGTCTTGTGTCTGCGACTCCGGGCGGTATTCAAGTTCGGGCGGGACGACAGGGGGGTCGTCCAGAATGggttcgtcgtcgaggtcacTTAGCTCCGAGTCGCTCGCATCCGACTTGATCGCATTGTTGCTATCAGGCGGCGAGTGCAGAAACGAGGGCGGGGGCTGCTTGGCGCACTCGATCTGATCCTTTGACAGATCAGCATCGTcgtgcgcggcgacggccgaggcggaggcggaaACGGCGGCAGGTCCGCTGCCAGGTccggcggagacggcgcaggcAACGTCAGTCGACATGGCGGGTCGATCAATCTGAAGCCGCTACATGCGACCGGGCCATGGGGGGAAAGGTTCTGGCCGCAGCTGCGCAAACGGTACGGTTGCTCCGAGGCGTCGAATTGCACAGGGTAAATAAGCGAGCAGAGTGCGCAGGATTGCGGTCGCTGCTTTGCACGACCAGGCGaagaggtgaggtgaggtgagtTGAGGTgaggttggtggtggtggtggtcgttCGATGCTGGGCACAGCGAGTGGCACAGGCAGTGGGTAGGAGGACAAGGGAGGAAGAGCAATTGACTGCCTAGTACGGGGGTCTGgcagcgaggagggcgcTGAGGGGGAGCGTCCGGCCGAGGTGGGTGTGGAGCAAATTTGTTAGCCATCCGTGGTGACTTTGGGTCTCGCGTGCttggagggggcgggcgatgTGCCGCAAGTTTAGGCGGCGGTCGGAGCTGAGCTAGCAACCCGAGGTACCTGCAGGGTACTGGGCGCTCTATCGTCTTCCCCCGAGGTACATTTGGCCGCCGGGCGCCCAGGCCTGGAGTTGGCGCGGCCTAGGCCTAATCAAGCACCTGGTGGGAGATCGCGATGGGGGTCAGCATTGCTGGCAGCCGCTGCACAAATGACGGCCTGAACGACTGGTAACGACCTCATGCGCATTGATGAAATCTTGGGGCTTGCCACAGAAAttgtcgacgcgctgcgcggtTGCATCGGCAAAGGTACGATTCCTTGAGCCAAGGCCGCGTGGCTCACCAGACGCGGCAGGCGACGAACTGTTGTGTGGGCCCTTTCGTCCTCCCTGTCTGAGAGACCGCCTCCCTGCCTACTCGGGAGTGCAGTACGTACTAACTAAAATGACACCCAAAACGCATGGCAGGCCTGGCATctgtcggcgaggcggcatgTCCTCTTCCCCTGTCGAAGCGTCATGCCAGGCCTGGCCATCGACGAACTCGTCGCTCTACGTGACAGCTACGAAATACCATTAGCTACCTTACTGCCTTTGTCCTAACATTCGAGTCCGTCCAAggccgcgacgtcgcgcgcgcgtgggtGTTGCTCATTGATTCGATTGGTACGTACGCGCCCAGGCGTTCGTGCACCCCTGGATCGTCAGAGGCTGTGCCTTGCAGCTGCCACAGGCTGATGAGATTGATAAGATGTGTCCACGCCACTGGCACGggggcctcgtcgtggctcCGCCGCATCTGCGCCAATGCTGAATCGACCCACCAAGTTCTTGTGCTTGAACGCCTCGcaaccggccggccgcctcaaAGACCTTCCCGACGGATGTGCCCAGCGTCACCAGCTGTCGTGGCACCAGCTCTCGACGCAGGACGGCAGTCAGACTTGACATGCGCGTTGTTCCACACCGATGCATCCCGACCTGGCACGGCTTGGCGAGACGAGCATGAAGATGGCACGTACGGTTGCCTTTTGTCGCCACTTGCATAACGGAGGGATGAGCGTGCCAGACCGGGCTCGGACGCGACAACGGTTTGCCGCCACACGACCTGGGACTGTTCGAAACTGCGTGCCCAAGACTCATGGACTTTTCCCTGACCGAagtgtacgaagtacgtcACGAGGTATACAGTACGAGATACGCAACAAACTCGCCTATACCCCAGAATCTCAGGAACCTACGGTACTCTCCTTCAAACGACTGCGTCCGGACCAAGGCTGTCTGTCTTGCCGTACGAGGAACACTCAGCAATGCAAACGCTATCGGACCGCGCTACTTTGTGCCACAAACCCCGACTAgccgtacgaagtagtgaTAACCCTTTTCTCCCGACGCACCAGTCGTGTTTGGCTACAGAGTTGCCGTCAAGTCCGGGACGCGCTGGCCCGTCGAACAAGCACGGTATCGGACGGACCGGACATGCCCTTAGATCGAACACAAGCTCTGATCCGGTCCACTGTGTAGGCATTGCAGCCACCGCCTAGGACGTCTGTGCTGCACGTAGGTACCTGTGGACTCGGgagtaggtacgtacttcgtgCTTCGTATTGCGAACTCGCCGCTCCGTAGGGCTCAGGCCCAGTGCGACACATAGCTCCAGATTTATAGCCCTCATTATCTCGCCCGGTTCTCCATCAAATCAACACACCAACTCGCCATGGGAAGTGGATCACCGCTTCAAACGGTTCCATGGTCTAACGGTTATGACTGCGGATTCTGATTCCGCCAGCGAGGGTTCGACTCCCCCTGGAACCTTTACTTTTGCTGATTGCAGCGATTGTGGTGATGCAGCCTGGCTAGCCATTTttttgcctcgtcgtcaacctTGACTTGAGGATTGAGGTTTTCTTGCGATCTGTGGGCGGCACGTGATCTGCGGTggaagtacgaagtatgaATGTGTGAGACGGGACAGCTCCGCTGTTTAagctgtacttcgtagggGTGCGAGATGTGAGGGGCTGTTGTCGCTGCTCTGGTAAACTTTCTCGGACCGTAATCCCATTGAACAAGCTTCTTTCCGATCGGTATTGGCTCCCCAGAGTGCCACGCGATAGGGTTCAGAGGTGGCGccgggcgcgacggccgagACCCAACGTCTCCGAAGGTGCCGACAGGAATTGCTGCGGGAAGGCATCGTAGGAGCACTGACTGGCGGAACGCGCCAGGCACAACATGTACgaatacttcgtacagtatagATGGCtctgctggcggccatgatggcgacgggagTACACTGCCGGGAATGGGCATGTCGGCGCGTCGGCCCTTGCTCATTGCATCGCTCCCGCAACTGCCTCAATATTGGACAAGCTGAAAGGCTGGGCGAAGCCACGGACGGGCCATCTTGTTGTTGGCCGCcccgcatcatcatcaatcgtcgatgacgcccgTCCGAATGCAGCAACCACCTTGCAGCGAGTAACGTTATGTGGtagcgcccgcccggcagGTTGGGAAGCTCGTGTGGAGGAACCAAGTGCCCCTCACCACCCGCATCCCCCATCAGCCCCTCTTCGGGCCATGcaagccggcggccacgaggtcTGCCGCATGCCTTCCTGGGGGGGTTGGTCCGCACAAGCTGAATGGCTACAGGCGCGCAAAGCCCGGGGTGAAAGGCGTGACGAGGTGATGGCATGAAGTTATTGACGCAGATAGCTTAGCTACCATGTCAAGGTTTGCGCATAGAATTAGATGCAGGTGCCGGCTTCGGCTGTCCAGTAGCTCCTGCCTCTGGCTTGCATCCACCTCATCCCGCCTCCTCAGCCTGTGTATTTCTACTTCTACTTCTTTCTTGCCTCCATTTTCTCTTTGAATCGAGGCGACTCCCACTTCTTCTCCTACCTTAGGCTATCCCAGCTGGACTGGTCTGTCGCTTCGCCACACAcgtgctgttgctgctgctgcttcagAGCTCGAGAACCCCCGCCTGACTGTCGCGACCGAAATGGCCCCGctcggcaccgtcgccgctTTTGCTGCCTCCGCCCTGCTCCTCAGCCCAGCAGCGGGGCAGTCTACGgacggaggcggcagcggtagcAACACCAAGGtctgggccgccgtcgcataCATCTACAACGGCGAGACCTCGCCCGGCCCGCAGACGATTCTCACTCCCGAgggcgcccagcagctccgcAGGCAAGGCGCCGCCTTTCGCAGCCGGTACCTGGTGGGAAGCAATAGCAGCGGCACCGACTCGGCGCAGATACAGGAGATCTCCAAGGATGCGATTGACAACCGGCAGCTCAGAATCCTCTCTCGAACGGAGTCATGGATAGCCTCAGGTGCCGCCGCTTTCATGCAGGGCTTATATCCGCCGCAGACCGACGCCTACATTGACATGACGGGCTCCAGCGACCTGAAGAACAACTTTGCCGCGGGATCAAACGGCACGGAATACCCTCTGAACGGATACCAGTACGCACTGGTCCAAACCCTGTCCAGCGAGGAGAGAACGTCGGTCGCGTGAGTATTCCCGCACCCAACGTCATCGTCTTACAAGACTGACAGACGTCGTAGGCTCCAGGGCGATGTCGCGTGCAGCGCATGGCTGGCTGAGACAGGCGCAAACCTCACACAAAGTCAAGCCATTCAGGGCAGCATTGACCGAAACCGCGTCTTCTATCAGGACCTGTTTTCATCCGGGCCGCTCCAAGGCATCATCTCCCCAAGCGATGCGACGTATCTCAATGCCTACGAGATTTACGAAATGGTCAACTACCAGTATGAACACAATGAGACCGTCTACAAGGGTCTCAAAAATGCGAACAACACGCTCACCATCTTGCGGGCCAACGCTTTTGACCTGGAGCGAGCCAAGACCAGTGTCAATACCACGAGCCAAGACATCTCACTGAAAACCCTCTATAGTATTGCCGGGCGGACTTTGGCTTACAACGTCGCCAATGCGTTCaacggcaccgtcgccgccaacggcgcaAGCAGCAAGATGACCGTTATGTTTGGGACGCTTCGGCCGCTGCTCTCATTCTTATCGGTTGGAGGACTCTTCACAAGGGAGAATGTTGCCTCTGGCCCGCTCTCAACGCTTCCATACCACGGCGCAGCCATAGTCTTCGAGCTCGTCTCCCAGCGCTACGCGAGCAACGGGGGCGGCTTCCCGTCGGCGGATGATCTAAGTGTGCGCTTTTACTATCGGTCGGCGACCGCCTTGAATGGGACTTTTGCAGACTATCCGCTTTTCGGCTCTGGGAACGATGGGCCGAGCATCCCTTTCATGTCATTTGTACGGCAAATGCAGGAGAGGGGCACAAGTCCGACAGGCTGGTGCAGCATCTGCCGCCCAGAAGGAACAGCCCCCTGGTGTGGCTACATACCGAACAACAGCGAAGACCCCAAGTGCCCAAGCAACACCAATTCGGGAATGAGCCCGGCCGTCG from Purpureocillium takamizusanense chromosome 12, complete sequence harbors:
- a CDS encoding uncharacterized protein (EggNog:ENOG503NVYP~COG:B~COG:K~COG:L), which codes for MSTDVACAVSAGPGSGPAAVSASASAVAAHDDADLSKDQIECAKQPPPSFLHSPPDSNNAIKSDASDSELSDLDDEPILDDPPVVPPELEYRPESQTQDAQDAQQKEQVEEEDIGEVLPDHWSGAVPVFRPTMDQFKDFQRFMKKVDSYGMKSGIIKIIPPQEWKDTQPPLDDLVKHVRVREPIKQDIMGSNGTYRQVNILHGRSYNVPQWRQLCEQSEHQPPARRGERRANADKPRPARRPTAPKSATEPSTPKKRGRGRPTRGKGKMAPADEEEERPMTPVSPKAEPQIGEDMPVASIEGDPAEDVGDNDDMKRPVGRMGGSRQAKAKTQSVSARRKYSRREGSAMIDEAAFKDFDYRMDISDYTPERCEELERAYWKTLTYAAPLYGADMMGTLFDDRTEIWNLNKLPNLLDVLGTKVPGVNTAYLYLGMWKATFAWHLEDVDLYSINYLHFGAPKQWYSISQADARRFEAAMKNVWPADAKACDQFLRHKGFLISPHHLLTHYGIKVNRVVSYPGEFVVTYPYGYHSGYNLGYNCAEAVNFALDSWLPMGKIAKKCECAQAQDSVWINVYEIERKLRGEETEYEETEDEDDDDDEDMSGLPTPPASHGMKFKDGSRKRKRGPGGKDKIKVKKVKLRIKTRVEPPCCLCPHDISELELLPTEDGKKAHRLCALYMPETYIDSVDGNEVVCNVSGIHKDRLDLRCLLCRSKRGACFQCSHSKCARAYHATCAAAAGCFVEDQDVPVFGEDGTEFKEQAFDFSCRFHRTRRDKKHDADVLEADSRIRSAAESLRRGEIRQFQYLKGEIFAGIVVENREEDETVLINVLPTSDTIEVQWKWLLLPDPADSRLPKASAKAIPLPASRKAKDKLNTKRLQEDKPRKDDPFAEGYTWAEFLAEPVTNANQAKVDFSKPDQIWYYLGKTSTDAKAQYTEDTSKSRHNPKGNYLDTLPKPAKPPKPAAAVKPVAYGQRHGATGGFTYAPYATSAQAVGIRFDKPYVYKPKGPINSQQQMHTTQYFAPAQTSHTLSPSTYSNQNHYAAGQGYQNSGMYSVQRFEPVSSGTSQTASAAPQNHHQAGVPNAPRTVAAPAQTWQQPSPVTYQKPSSVHQSRPNWQVHSSVYQKYPFFQVNHNRDALKYRTPYSPWGGFTNGYEGDLRAHLMSQQSNMLQRPYANSMSPGLRGSSMGTFGSHHVQQLGRPAEHSPPSHTPQPNPVAHSQSHNMFVPLQPNMQQQPSATPPNGGMQKHEQRAHQPLQAQKPKPTPVPKSYKIPAKQSPVPLPPHILAAMGSTPGTPTPAPPSSTSATPANELDRAVAQASPAAQTSLSPTPMSGVKATTPLRMSTTPVPIPRLPGISQAATASPVPSPQVENASVPEIGASSLDAPPQQALTSAISAPLDTQTSRVDEQKCQEFADVPGRGSMEFVERMMENLKKASQRDGAQGNNGERMEWAA
- a CDS encoding uncharacterized protein (EggNog:ENOG503P0Z1~TransMembrane:1 (n4-17c22/23o467-494i)~COG:S~SECRETED:SignalP(1-22~SECRETED:cutsite=AAG-QS~SECRETED:prob=0.7986)), whose protein sequence is MAPLGTVAAFAASALLLSPAAGQSTDGGGSGSNTKVWAAVAYIYNGETSPGPQTILTPEGAQQLRRQGAAFRSRYLVGSNSSGTDSAQIQEISKDAIDNRQLRILSRTESWIASGAAAFMQGLYPPQTDAYIDMTGSSDLKNNFAAGSNGTEYPLNGYQYALVQTLSSEERTSVALQGDVACSAWLAETGANLTQSQAIQGSIDRNRVFYQDLFSSGPLQGIISPSDATYLNAYEIYEMVNYQYEHNETVYKGLKNANNTLTILRANAFDLERAKTSVNTTSQDISLKTLYSIAGRTLAYNVANAFNGTVAANGASSKMTVMFGTLRPLLSFLSVGGLFTRENVASGPLSTLPYHGAAIVFELVSQRYASNGGGFPSADDLSVRFYYRSATALNGTFADYPLFGSGNDGPSIPFMSFVRQMQERGTSPTGWCSICRPEGTAPWCGYIPNNSEDPKCPSNTNSGMSPAVGGVIGAVIVLGIIGLVSLALFALGGFRLRRSGKPERNATLGGFKGAERMPGDPDVTVTKVGAREERVGSWELRDDGGRGPPMTNAGILTGDFHRASRRMEDSDGVSVDEPPVHARESV